One region of Spiroplasma endosymbiont of Asaphidion curtum genomic DNA includes:
- a CDS encoding TlyA family RNA methyltransferase: MEKIRLDILLVQKELFHSQTEAQSAIINHQVLVNDKLIIKSGTLVALNSTIRIKKQDNQFVSRGGYKLSKALQEFNINLKNLVCLDIGSSTGGFTDCMLQNKAKLVYSLDVGTNQLAWKLRTHPQVIVMENTNFCYAKKEMFKDNISFCAIDVAFISLTKIIPVLTEILLLQCQLVCLIKPQFESNRTQIEKGGVVKDPIVHYQVLNNLIAFFKEYGFSLQGLIYSPIVGHKKRNIEYLAYLSFNNLLKSKQINVIKLVDNAFNDLKNTT; encoded by the coding sequence ATGGAAAAAATCCGATTAGATATATTATTAGTTCAAAAAGAATTATTTCATTCCCAAACTGAAGCTCAAAGTGCAATTATTAATCATCAAGTACTTGTAAATGATAAATTAATTATTAAGTCAGGAACTTTAGTTGCTCTTAACAGTACTATTAGAATAAAAAAACAAGATAATCAATTTGTTTCTCGTGGTGGATATAAATTAAGTAAAGCTCTTCAAGAATTTAATATTAATTTAAAAAATCTTGTATGTTTAGATATCGGTTCTTCTACTGGTGGTTTTACTGATTGTATGTTACAAAATAAAGCAAAATTGGTTTATAGTTTAGATGTTGGTACTAATCAATTAGCTTGAAAACTACGAACTCACCCCCAAGTAATTGTTATGGAAAACACTAATTTTTGTTATGCCAAGAAAGAAATGTTTAAAGATAATATTAGTTTTTGTGCTATTGATGTTGCCTTTATTTCATTAACAAAAATTATTCCGGTTTTAACAGAAATTTTACTGCTCCAATGTCAATTAGTTTGTTTAATTAAACCACAATTTGAAAGTAACAGAACGCAAATTGAAAAGGGTGGCGTTGTTAAAGATCCCATAGTACATTATCAAGTATTAAACAATTTAATTGCTTTTTTTAAAGAATATGGTTTTTCTTTGCAAGGTTTAATTTATAGTCCAATCGTTGGCCACAAGAAAAGAAATATTGAATATTTAGCTTATTTATCTTTCAATAACCTTTTAAAAAGCAAACAAATTAACGTTATAAAATTAGTAGATAATGCTTTTAATGACCTTAAAAATACCACCTAA
- a CDS encoding transposase family protein encodes MLQKFQLKELKKLKLLFSGKKRQHSLKSQIIIDLFNNKIISVDFCYGSIHDYKLFLKSNTLINPKLELIADSGYQGLQNVIVMYQV; translated from the coding sequence ATGCTTCAGAAATTCCAATTGAAAGAATTAAAAAAACTAAAATTATTATTTTCTGGTAAGAAAAGGCAACATTCATTAAAATCGCAAATAATTATTGATTTATTTAACAATAAAATTATTTCAGTAGATTTTTGTTATGGCAGTATTCATGATTATAAGTTATTTTTAAAATCAAATACACTTATAAATCCAAAATTAGAATTAATTGCTGATTCAGGATATCAAGGTTTGCAAAATGTTATAGTTATGTACCAAGTCTAA
- a CDS encoding transposase family protein, whose product MVEPNKLSIEQRILMTLEYWKEYSTYRIIAKNIILVMLVVFVISFELKIL is encoded by the coding sequence GTGGTAGAACCAAATAAATTATCAATAGAGCAAAGAATACTTATGACTTTAGAATACTGAAAAGAATATAGTACATATCGTATTATTGCAAAAAATATAATATTAGTCATGTTAGTTGTATTCGTAATATCTTTTGAGTTGAAAATACTCTAA
- the deoC gene encoding deoxyribose-phosphate aldolase, with amino-acid sequence MKLNEFIDYTLLSSQATSHDIQKICVDAEKHKFASVCVNPIYVSHAKNLLKKTKVSVCTVVGFPLGSVPTNIKVLETEQAVRDGADEIDMVINVGALKEGAYTVVLNDIKYVRAVCPKQILKVIIETALLTKEEKIQVCKLALQAQADFIKTSTGFAKSGAKVKDIKLIRSIVKDEMYIKASGKIKTKAQAIKLIKGGADRLGISKAALLMV; translated from the coding sequence ATGAAATTGAATGAATTTATTGATTATACTTTACTAAGTTCACAAGCTACTAGTCATGACATTCAAAAAATTTGTGTGGATGCTGAAAAGCACAAATTTGCTAGTGTATGTGTTAATCCTATTTATGTTAGTCATGCTAAAAATTTGTTAAAAAAGACAAAGGTTAGTGTTTGTACTGTTGTTGGTTTTCCATTGGGTTCGGTGCCAACAAATATTAAAGTGTTAGAAACTGAACAAGCTGTTCGAGATGGTGCCGATGAAATTGATATGGTTATTAATGTCGGAGCATTAAAAGAGGGCGCATATACGGTAGTATTAAATGATATCAAATATGTTCGCGCTGTATGTCCAAAACAAATTTTAAAAGTTATTATTGAAACTGCATTGTTAACGAAAGAAGAAAAAATTCAAGTTTGTAAATTAGCTTTGCAAGCACAAGCAGATTTTATTAAGACTTCAACAGGATTTGCTAAAAGTGGTGCTAAAGTTAAAGATATTAAATTAATTCGTAGTATTGTTAAGGATGAGATGTATATTAAAGCGTCAGGAAAAATTAAAACTAAAGCACAGGCAATAAAACTTATTAAAGGCGGAGCAGATCGGTTAGGAATTAGTAAAGCTGCGTTATTGATGGTTTAA
- a CDS encoding 16S rRNA (uracil(1498)-N(3))-methyltransferase — MQCYFAHFQDEFGNLVFNDVDTHHLVNVLRFQINDLLIVVYNGKKYQTKIIEKKPQLKVEIQKNLLENTELEIVVTLLMPLLKQDRNDWIVQKATELGVTQIIGIVLERSVTKIKQNEDKKKKMMRWQKIAKEAAQQSNRNQIPKIVDIITDVTAIIPYKSDLNLIANELASSTHSLSALMLFKSTSITFICGPEGGFSDKELEFFNFEGFNAINLGKRVLRSETAVLAFLANIGYEHEKLKEK; from the coding sequence ATGCAATGTTATTTTGCTCATTTTCAAGATGAATTCGGCAATTTAGTTTTTAATGATGTTGATACTCATCATTTAGTTAATGTTTTAAGGTTTCAAATTAATGACTTGTTAATTGTTGTATATAATGGTAAAAAATATCAAACAAAGATAATTGAAAAGAAACCACAATTAAAAGTTGAAATTCAAAAAAATTTATTGGAAAATACTGAATTAGAAATAGTTGTAACATTATTAATGCCATTGCTTAAACAAGATCGTAATGATTGAATTGTTCAAAAAGCAACTGAATTAGGTGTGACACAAATTATTGGTATTGTTTTAGAACGAAGTGTTACTAAGATTAAACAAAATGAAGATAAGAAAAAAAAGATGATGCGTTGACAAAAGATTGCTAAAGAAGCAGCACAACAGTCGAATCGTAATCAAATTCCAAAAATTGTTGATATTATTACTGATGTTACTGCTATTATTCCTTATAAGAGCGATTTAAATTTAATTGCTAATGAATTAGCATCATCAACCCATTCATTGTCGGCACTAATGTTATTCAAGTCAACAAGTATTACTTTTATTTGTGGACCTGAGGGTGGTTTTAGTGATAAAGAATTAGAATTTTTTAATTTTGAAGGTTTTAATGCAATTAACTTAGGAAAAAGAGTTTTAAGATCAGAAACAGCTGTTTTAGCATTTCTTGCTAATATCGGTTATGAACATGAAAAGTTGAAGGAGAAATAA
- a CDS encoding transposase family protein gives MLQKFQLKELKKLKLLFSGKKRQHSLKSQIIIDLFNNKIISVDFCYGSIHDYKLFLKSNTLINPKLELIADSGYQGLQNVHKNTLLPIKKSKNNPLNPDKKEYNSFLSKVRIAIEHVFARLKSFKILVYRYRNKIRRFGLQFNLISGIYNFELS, from the coding sequence ATGCTTCAGAAATTCCAATTGAAAGAATTAAAAAAACTAAAATTATTATTTTCTGGTAAGAAAAGGCAACATTCATTAAAATCGCAAATAATTATTGATTTATTTAACAATAAAATTATTTCAGTAGATTTTTGTTATGGCAGTATTCATGATTATAAGTTATTTTTAAAATCAAATACACTTATAAATCCAAAATTAGAATTAATTGCTGATTCAGGATATCAAGGTTTGCAAAATGTTCATAAAAATACATTATTGCCAATTAAAAAGAGTAAAAATAATCCTTTAAATCCAGATAAAAAGGAATATAATAGCTTTTTAAGTAAAGTTAGAATTGCCATTGAACATGTTTTTGCTAGATTAAAAAGTTTTAAAATACTAGTTTATCGTTATCGCAATAAAATTAGAAGATTTGGATTACAATTTAACTTAATTTCAGGAATATATAATTTTGAATTAAGCTAG
- a CDS encoding transcription antitermination factor NusB, producing the protein MKKNSQHNIRENIIFFIYQQQLLNYDLEAIIKEIKENEKDFNSEIVNNLIHLFEQRKIIIKIINKYLKVGWHFSKLSNLEQGILLWTTYELLILKENSGIIINEAVLITKKYFFNTEYKYINGILQSIADNANNEKID; encoded by the coding sequence ATGAAAAAAAACTCACAGCATAATATAAGAGAAAACATAATTTTTTTTATTTATCAACAACAATTATTAAATTATGACTTAGAAGCAATTATTAAAGAAATTAAAGAAAACGAAAAAGATTTTAATTCAGAAATTGTTAATAATTTAATCCATCTTTTTGAACAACGAAAAATTATAATTAAAATTATTAATAAGTACTTAAAAGTAGGGTGACATTTTTCTAAATTATCTAATTTAGAGCAAGGGATTTTATTATGAACAACTTACGAGCTACTTATTTTAAAGGAAAATTCAGGAATTATTATTAATGAAGCAGTTCTTATTACTAAAAAGTATTTTTTCAATACTGAATATAAATATATTAATGGCATTTTGCAAAGTATTGCTGATAATGCTAATAATGAGAAAATTGACTAA